The genomic interval TGAGTTCTATGACGCAACGTATGCGCAAGCGATGGAAAGCATCGCTTCGCTGGCAACGGCGGCGACGGAAGTCCATGCGCTCATCGGTAGAGCCTTGGACGCGCTCGACCGTGTTGCGCCTGTCTTCGTGGATGGCTCTAGACGCGACACACTGATTGCCGGTCTCCGGACGAGCATGCGGCGCAACGAAGATGCACTGACCGCGAAACTGGCTAGTCCCACAGCGCTGACCACGGTCTCAGATCTCGGACCGCAGCTGCAGGAAGTCGGGAGCCTCATTGACCAAGTCAATTTGCGAGTGACCGAGCACAATGCGCGACTTGCAAACCGTTCTACGGCACGGGCCGCTCTAGTCGAGCGATGCTGGACATTCTTCGCATGGGGAACACTTGGCTCCAATCTCGGGAGATACCACGGAGTCGTGGCTGGGACCAAGGATCGCCTGGCTCAACTCACGACTGAGCTCAACGCGGCACGAGAGGACCAGGATAAGGACCAGCAGCGCGCCAAAGATCTCGAAAGCTCGCTCGTCTCAAGCGCTCCGGCAATCGCCAGGATCAACCGTCTTCTCAAGGCAGTGGGTTTTGAGCGATTCCACCTCGCCCCGTCGGATGAGCTCAAGGACGGGTACCGTCTTCAGCGCCCCGACGGCAAAGACGTCGAAAACACTCTGAGTGATGGCGAACGGTCGTTCATCGCGTTCCTCTACTACTTCGTCCAGTTGGAAGCTAAGCATCGAAGCTCAGACCTGGAACCGCTCGTCGCTGTGATCGACGATCCAATCTCCAGCCTCGACAGTGACGTGCTCTTTGTCGTTGGCAGTTTGGTTCGAAGAATCATCCAGATGATCAACGCTGAGGATGGACGCCTCCGCCAGCTCATCTTGCTCACCCACAACATTCAGTTCTACTTGGAGGTCACCTACCCGCGGTCGGCGGATAAGAGGACAGGGGCGCTTCGGGGACGCCGATACTACGAACTAAGACGCGGATCTGACGGTCTGACCCGAGTGAGCGCATCCACCCAGAACGAAGTTCGGTCGAACTATCAGCGCCTTTGGGAAGCGGTCCGGCGAGCGACGGATGACGGCGGGCCGACCGACGCAGGTCTCGAGAATGTTCTCCGCCGCATTCTCGAGAACTACTTCACTTTAATTGGCAGCTTCCCAGACCTAGACGAAGTAATGGAGTCCGCCGGCGGGGACGAGGTGATTGCGAGCAAAGCGCTCCTGGCCTGGTTGCATCACGGCTCGCACAGCCTCGTCGACGACTTTAACTATTCCCCTTCGGGCATAAGCCGGGCGGTCTATCTCAAAGTGTTCCGAGACATTTTCGAGCGCACGAACCAGCTCGGGCATTACGAACTCATGATGGCCCAGGGATAAGCCGGGGGCTTCCCTGCCATCGGGCTGGCGTCGCGATCAGTCTCCGAAGGTGACTCACACCTGTGCGATACTCAGTTGCTCGTCAGCGGCGAAGCCCCGGCAGCACCTCGCGCCCGAAGGTGTCGACGAACCGGGCCTGGTCGCTCGAGACGTCGTGCAGGTAGACGCGGTCGAAGCCGAGGTCGAGGTAGCGCTGGATGTGGGCGCGGTGCGCATCCGGCTCGTCCGAGATGAACACCCGGCCCTCGAAGTCCTCCGGGCGCACCGTGCGGGCCATGTGCTCCAGCTCGAACGGCGAGCGGATATCGGACTTCGGGAACCGGAGGCCGGCGTTCGGCCAGTTGGCGAGGGCGTTCCGCACCGCCTCCTCGCGCGTGGGCGCCCAACTCACGTGAAGGCGGACGATGCGCGTCTGGGTCTCGGGGCGCCTCCCGACCTCGCGCGCGCCCTCCGCGAAACGCTGCAGGAGCGGCGCGACCTTCTCGATCGGGGCGGCGTCCACGACGATGCCGTCGACCGTGCGGCCTGCGCGCTTGGCTGTGACGGGGCCGGCCGTGCCGATGAGGATGGGCGGTGCTTCTTTCGGCATCGTCCAGAGCCGCGTGGTCTCGAGCTTGAAGTACTGGCCGTCGTGGCGAGTGTCGCGTCCTGCGAGGGATGCGGCGAACAGCTTCTTGATGACATCGACGGCTTCGAACATCCGGTTGATGCGCTCATGCGGCTCGGGCCAGTAGGTGCCGACGACATGCTCGTTGATGGCCTCCCCCGCACCGAGCCCCAGCCAGTGGCGCCCCGGATACATCGCCGCGAGCGTCGCCGACGCCTGCGCGATCATCGCCGGATGCCACCGGAACGCGGGCGTCGTGACCCCCGTGCCGAGGTCGCCCGCCGTGACCTGCCCGAGCGCCGAGAGCACGTTCCACACGAAGCTCGCCTGCCCCTGCTGCGGCGTCCACGGCTGGAAGTGGTCGGCCGCCATGACCCCGGTGAACCCCGCCGCCTCCGCCTGCTGCGCGAGCGCGATGATGTCGCCCGGCGCGAAGCGCTCGAGCATGGCGGCGTAGCCGATGTGGGGTGCGGTCACGGTTCCATCATGACGGTTGTGCGCCGCCGAGCGGTCAGGGGCGCGTCGCCGCCATCGCATCCGCGACGAGCTTCGTGATGCTCTCGCTCGATCCGTACTCGGGGGTGAAGCCCATGCGCACGACGATGAGGCCCTCGGAGGGCACGATCGTCATCCGCTGGCCGTCGTGGCCGTTCGCCGAGTAGGTGTCCTCGGGGAGCTCTGGCCAGCGCAGCGAGCCGTCGGGCATGCGGTTGGTGCGCCAGCTCATCGCGAAGCCGGGGTCGTCGGTCTCGGAGACCTCGGTCGGCGAGAGCACGGTGTCCATCCATCCCTCGGGGAGCAGCTGGCGGCCGTTCCACTCGCCGCCCTGCAGGGCGAACTGGCCGATCGCCGCCCAGTCCCGGGGAGACGCCCACAGGTAGGACGAGCAGACGGGGGTGCCCGCGCCATCCGGTTCGAAGACGGCGGTCGAGAGCCCGAGCGGGCCGAGAAGCTTCGCGCGCGGCAGGTCGGCACCGAGGCCCGCGCGCTCGGCGAGCACATCGCAGAGCAGCGTGGTCGATCCGCTCGAGTACTGCTGCACCGTGCCGGGGTCGTGGGCGAGCGGGAGGCTCGCCACATATGCGCCCATGTCGGATTCGAGGTAGAGCATGCGGGTGATGGGCGTTCCGAGGTCGTATGTCTCGTCCCATTCGATGCCACTCGTCATGCGCAGCAGCTGCTCGACGGTGATGTCGGCGCGCGCATCCGTCCACTCGGGGTGCAGGCCGTCGTCGTCGAGCGACACGCCCCCCTCCTTCACGAGCACACCGGTGAGCAGCGAGGTGACGCTCTTCGACATCGACCAGCCGAGCTGCGGAGTGTCGGACGTGAAGCCGTCGGCGTAGCGTTCGGCCACGAGCTCGCCGTCCTTCACGATCACGACGCCGCGCGTGCCGAGCGCCGCCTTCACCTCGGCGGGCAGGTGATCGCCGAACGCCGCGGCGAGCGCCGCCTCCAGCTCGGGCGTCGAGGACGGCGTGGCCGCCCGCGCGAACGGGTTGCCGCTCGCCGAGATGCTCGTGGCTGTGCCGAGCTCGGGCCGGTCAGAGGCGAGCGTGCAACCGAAGCCCTCGGCGAACCACGCCCGCTGCGGCGCGAGCGCCCCCAGCAGCGTCACCTCGGCCCCGGACGCGGTGGGGCCACCTCGCAGATACGGCACGAGCGGGTTGTCGGGCAGGTCGGAATCCGGATCCTCCCGCGCGGCGACATACGCCACCGCGCACGCGTTGTGGGCGGCATATCCGGTGCCCGTGAGCAGGATCGGCTGCTGCCAGACGTAGACGCCGGTTCCGGCGAGGACGATGACGATCAGGGTGACGGCGACGCCGACGACCACCCGACGAAGGATGCGCACCAGCGGATGCTATCGGCACCGGGGCGAGCGTCGCGAGGTGGAACGCCCTGTCAGCGCACTGTGATGCGCCCCGCGGCATCGATCGTGATCACGCGCGTCTCGATCTTGCGGTTCACGACGCGGATGAGCACGACGATGAGCCAGAGACCCGCGGTGAGGAGCGTCAGGATGAGGTTCCAGAACCATCCGATGCGCTTCTTGCGCTGCACGATCGCCTGGTCGCCCGACACCGAGGCCACCGTCCACCCCTTCGACGCCCAGCGCGCGACCTCGGCGTTGAGCAGTGCCATGCGGTGTGCGGATGCGGGGGTCACGGGTGCGGGTGTCGGCGACGTCATACATCCATCGTCGCTCGCCGACGCTGGGATCCCGCGGGGCATCTGCCCCGAATCCGCAGAAGCGGGTTACGGCCGCAGGAGCACCTTGGTGGCGGTGCGCTCATCCATCGCGCGGTATGCGTCGACGACCTGCTCGAGCGGCAGCTCCAGGTCGAAGACGTCGCCCGGCGTGAGCCGGCCGTCCCAGACCTCGGGCAGCAGCTCCTCCACGTAGTTGCGCACCGGGGCGATGCCACCGCGCACGCCCACGTTGGTGTCGAACATGCGCCGCACCGAGAGCTCGGGGCCGCCGCTCGGCACACCCACGAAGCCCAGCTGACCGCCGGGCCGCGCCGAACGCAGCGCCTGATCCATCGACTCCTTCGTGCCCACGCATTCGAGCACCGCGTCGGCGCCGATGCCGCCGAGCAGCTCCTTCACGCGGGCCACGCCCTCGGCACCGCGCTCCTCGACGATGTCGGTCGCGCCGAAGCGGGTGGCGATCGCCTGCCGCTGCGGGTGGCGCGACATCGCGATGATGCGCTCCGCGCCGAGGCGGGCGGATGCGAGCACACCGCACAGCCCCACGGCGCCGTCGCCGACCACGACGACCGTGCTGCCGGGGCGCACCCCCGCCGAGACGGCGGCGTGGTGCCCGGTGCCCATCACATCCGAGAGCGTGAGAAGGTGCGGCACGAGCGCGTCGTCGGGCATGCCGGGCGTCGCCACGAGGGTTCCGTCGGCGAGCGGCACGCGCACGCGCTCGCCCTGGGTGCCCTGAGCGAAGACGCCGCGGCGGTCATCCGCGCCCCACCAGCTGCCGTTCACGCACGAGGTCGAGAAGCCGTTCAGGCAGTTCACGCACGCCATGCAGCAGTGGTAGAACGGCGCGATCACGAAGTCGCCCACCTTCACGCGGGTGACGTTCTCGCCCACCTGCTCGACGATGCCCACGATCTCGTGGCCCACCTGCTTGGGGAACGGCACCGTCGAGATGCCGCGGTATGGCCAGAGATCGGAGCCGCACACGCACGCCGCGACGGTGCGCACGATCGCATCGTCGCCGGTCACGAGAACGGGATCCGGGACCTCCTCGAAGCGGATGTCGCCGGGGCCATGGAGCACTGTCGCACGCATGGTCTCAGGTTAGCGCGAACGCCGCCCGACTTGTATAGACAGGCGGCGTTCGCTTCCGATCAGAGCGCGCGCAGGCGCGGCGCGAGATCGCGCTCGAAGAGCTCCATGAAGCGGCGCTGGTCGTGGCCGGGCGCGTGGAACACGAGGTGATTCATGCCCCAGTCGACGTACTGCTTGATCTCTTCGACCACCTTGTCGGGGTCGTTGCCCACGATCCAGCGCGACGCGATCTTCTCGATCGGGAGAGCGTCGGCCGCCTTCTCCATCTCGATCGGGTCGGTGATGTCGTGCTTCTGCTCCTTCGACAGCGCGAGCGGCGCCCAGAACCGCGTGTTCTCGAGGGCAGTGTCGTAGTCGGTGTCATAGGAGACCTTGATCTCGAGCATGCGGTCGATCTGCTCGAAGTCGCGGCCCGCCTTCGCAGCCCCCTCCTTCACAGCAGGGATGAGCTCATCCTCGTAGAGCGCGGCGCCCTTGCCGGAGGTGCAGATGAAGCCGTCGCCGGCACGCCCGGCGTAGCGCGCCACGAGCGGGCCGCCCGCCGCGATGTAGATCGGGATCGGCTGCTCGGGGCGGTCGTAGATGGAGGCGTCGACGGTCGAGTAGTACTCCCCCTCGAACGTCACGCGATCCTCGGTCCACAGCTTCCGCATGAGGTCGACCGATTCACGCAGGCGGGCGAAGCGCTCCTTGAACTCGGGCCACTCGCCGCGCCAGCCGGTCGCGATCTCGTTGAGCGCCTCACCGGATCCGACCCCCAGGAAGATGCGCCCAGGGTAGAGCATGCCCATCGTCGCGAACGCCTGTGCGATCACGGCGGGGTTGTAGCGGAACGTCGGCGTCATCACCGAGGTGCCGATCTGCACGCGCGAGGTGCGCTCGCCGACCGCCGTCATCCACGCGAGCGAGAACGGCGCGTGCCCACCCTCGTGGCGCCACGGCTGGAAGTGGTCGGACGTCGTCACGGAGTCGAACCCGTGCC from Salinibacterium sp. ZJ70 carries:
- the fgd gene encoding glucose-6-phosphate dehydrogenase (coenzyme-F420); protein product: MTLRLGYKASAEQFNPRDLVEFAVAAEGHGFDSVTTSDHFQPWRHEGGHAPFSLAWMTAVGERTSRVQIGTSVMTPTFRYNPAVIAQAFATMGMLYPGRIFLGVGSGEALNEIATGWRGEWPEFKERFARLRESVDLMRKLWTEDRVTFEGEYYSTVDASIYDRPEQPIPIYIAAGGPLVARYAGRAGDGFICTSGKGAALYEDELIPAVKEGAAKAGRDFEQIDRMLEIKVSYDTDYDTALENTRFWAPLALSKEQKHDITDPIEMEKAADALPIEKIASRWIVGNDPDKVVEEIKQYVDWGMNHLVFHAPGHDQRRFMELFERDLAPRLRAL
- a CDS encoding zinc-dependent alcohol dehydrogenase family protein, which translates into the protein MRATVLHGPGDIRFEEVPDPVLVTGDDAIVRTVAACVCGSDLWPYRGISTVPFPKQVGHEIVGIVEQVGENVTRVKVGDFVIAPFYHCCMACVNCLNGFSTSCVNGSWWGADDRRGVFAQGTQGERVRVPLADGTLVATPGMPDDALVPHLLTLSDVMGTGHHAAVSAGVRPGSTVVVVGDGAVGLCGVLASARLGAERIIAMSRHPQRQAIATRFGATDIVEERGAEGVARVKELLGGIGADAVLECVGTKESMDQALRSARPGGQLGFVGVPSGGPELSVRRMFDTNVGVRGGIAPVRNYVEELLPEVWDGRLTPGDVFDLELPLEQVVDAYRAMDERTATKVLLRP
- a CDS encoding serine hydrolase, translating into MRILRRVVVGVAVTLIVIVLAGTGVYVWQQPILLTGTGYAAHNACAVAYVAAREDPDSDLPDNPLVPYLRGGPTASGAEVTLLGALAPQRAWFAEGFGCTLASDRPELGTATSISASGNPFARAATPSSTPELEAALAAAFGDHLPAEVKAALGTRGVVIVKDGELVAERYADGFTSDTPQLGWSMSKSVTSLLTGVLVKEGGVSLDDDGLHPEWTDARADITVEQLLRMTSGIEWDETYDLGTPITRMLYLESDMGAYVASLPLAHDPGTVQQYSSGSTTLLCDVLAERAGLGADLPRAKLLGPLGLSTAVFEPDGAGTPVCSSYLWASPRDWAAIGQFALQGGEWNGRQLLPEGWMDTVLSPTEVSETDDPGFAMSWRTNRMPDGSLRWPELPEDTYSANGHDGQRMTIVPSEGLIVVRMGFTPEYGSSESITKLVADAMAATRP
- a CDS encoding TIGR03557 family F420-dependent LLM class oxidoreductase; amino-acid sequence: MTAPHIGYAAMLERFAPGDIIALAQQAEAAGFTGVMAADHFQPWTPQQGQASFVWNVLSALGQVTAGDLGTGVTTPAFRWHPAMIAQASATLAAMYPGRHWLGLGAGEAINEHVVGTYWPEPHERINRMFEAVDVIKKLFAASLAGRDTRHDGQYFKLETTRLWTMPKEAPPILIGTAGPVTAKRAGRTVDGIVVDAAPIEKVAPLLQRFAEGAREVGRRPETQTRIVRLHVSWAPTREEAVRNALANWPNAGLRFPKSDIRSPFELEHMARTVRPEDFEGRVFISDEPDAHRAHIQRYLDLGFDRVYLHDVSSDQARFVDTFGREVLPGLRR
- a CDS encoding AAA family ATPase; the encoded protein is MFTRITLDGAPSFAAGTGGSLEELDRFNFVFGPNGTGKTTISRIIVEPRLHDGTAYETSNPALTTDAAVYNRDYADRTLREASRLSGVFVLDDEDPEAREEFHKLTSESGSIASRTTIIQDLKDKIGAIDRQLAKARSELVELAWSERANVPTELKPMFEGYNGKKEVFAEKLIGVVRAEVPTTQELMVEAKAAFESAGSPAQPLSKPPGYESVASHPAWNLLAAPITGSADVTLAALINDLGNQDWVAKGRDFLAVAEDRCPFCQQGLPDNFLEHLAEFYDATYAQAMESIASLATAATEVHALIGRALDALDRVAPVFVDGSRRDTLIAGLRTSMRRNEDALTAKLASPTALTTVSDLGPQLQEVGSLIDQVNLRVTEHNARLANRSTARAALVERCWTFFAWGTLGSNLGRYHGVVAGTKDRLAQLTTELNAAREDQDKDQQRAKDLESSLVSSAPAIARINRLLKAVGFERFHLAPSDELKDGYRLQRPDGKDVENTLSDGERSFIAFLYYFVQLEAKHRSSDLEPLVAVIDDPISSLDSDVLFVVGSLVRRIIQMINAEDGRLRQLILLTHNIQFYLEVTYPRSADKRTGALRGRRYYELRRGSDGLTRVSASTQNEVRSNYQRLWEAVRRATDDGGPTDAGLENVLRRILENYFTLIGSFPDLDEVMESAGGDEVIASKALLAWLHHGSHSLVDDFNYSPSGISRAVYLKVFRDIFERTNQLGHYELMMAQG